The proteins below come from a single Papaver somniferum cultivar HN1 chromosome 11, ASM357369v1, whole genome shotgun sequence genomic window:
- the LOC113321263 gene encoding PHD finger-like domain-containing protein 5B, translating to MAKHHPDLIMCRKQPGIAIGRLCEKCDGKCVICDSYVRPCTLVRVCDECNYGSFLGRCVICGGVGISDAYYCKECTQQEKDRDGCPKIVNLGSAKTDLFYERKKYGFKKR from the coding sequence ATGGCTAAGCATCATCCTGATTTAATTATGTGCAGGAAGCAGCCTGGGATTGCTATTGGCCGGCTGTGTGAGAAGTGCGATGGGAAGTGTGTTATATGTGACTCGTACGTGCGGCCTTGCACCTTGGTTCGGGTTTGTGACGAATGCAATTATGGATCATTCCTAGGTCGTTGTGTGATTTGTGGGGGTGTGGGAATATCTGATGCTTATTACTGCAAGGAATGCACTCAGCAGGAGAAGGACCGTGATGGGTGTCCGAAGATTGTCAATCTAGGGAGTGCTAAAACTGATCTCTTCTATGAACGGAAGAAATATGGTTTTAAGAAACGATAG